Within the Haloplanus sp. GDY1 genome, the region TATCGCTGATGGTTTGATTCGGTGGCGCTCGGTCGAAAACGGAGACAATCAACCGTCTGCTGCCGGCGATGTGGTGTGATCGTTCCACGGAACGACTCTGTCGTTGCCTACGAGACGAGTGACAGCCGAGCGTGGACGATCGGGGTCATCGTCCCCGATATCGGGATGGTGGGCTATGTTATGGGCACAGACGTCGCACTAGGCCACGGGATATGCTATATCGGAATTGCCGATGGCCGGATCTACGCGATCGGGAGCCGCGAGTAATCGCCGGGCGACCGCGTATCGGTTTGAAAAGCGGGGGTTCTGTACTCGGTCGATGTTTTGTCTGGACACGACACATCCAGCGGTATGAGCGAGTACCTGCGGAAACTGGATCGATATGCGCAACATTCAGCGGGGAGCCGAGTCGTTTCTTGCGGATGGTCACGCGGGATTGTCCTCGACGACTTCGAACTGCTCACATCTAGGGAGTCAAACACTATACACTTACATCTATTGCGAGGTGAAAATCCCTACGAGAATGTAAGCTATTATAATCTCTCTTGATCAACGATCCTCTGTGAATAGAGATATTTTCAGAGGGATTTTCTCCGTTCTTTCTGGGAAAATTACAATCTTATTCATATCTTTAGTAACAACGCCGCTAATCGTGAGGTTACTCGGGCCTGCAGATTATGGCAATTACTCGTTTATTTTGTCGGTGCTCTCGATCTTAAGTATATTAATGATAACAAGCGTACGAACTAGTCTCCGTAAGTATCTATCCGAGAATATTGAGAATCTTGAGTGGGTTACAGCGGTGTTTGGATTCTTTGTGCATTTAGGAACCATCTTGTCAGTCATTTTTGGAGGCCTCATAGTTGCGGTAGTTATTAGTTTGAGGACAATTGGAGCTATTGAATCACCAATTAGTGAGTATCTCTTAATTCTCGTGTTAGTCTTATTCGGCAATCAAATACATGGAATTTCTTGGAGTTCCTTGATGAGCTATAATCTTGAACATTATGCTGAGGGATTAAATATCGGTAAAAAAGTTATATTCTATTCAGTAGGTATTGTATTATTACTCTTTGGATTCGGCGTCTTTGGTTTGCTCCTTGCTCATATACTTGCTGGTATTCTTACTGGTCTTTTCGGCCTTCTGATATTGCGGAATAAATTAGACCTGAAACAAGCTGTGTTCTCGCTCTCAGGATATTCTGAAATATCTATAGATCGTATGCTACGATATAATCTTACCTCAACTGTATTGATTCTATTGACCGCATCTTTATATCATACAGATATTATCCTCATAAGAGGAATCTCTGGAAGTTCAGAGACCGGACTCTATAAAGCAGCTCTTCAAATCGCTCAATTTCTCTGGTTTGCACCGACAGCAATTCACGCAGTCTTTGTACATTCAACTTCAGAACTTTGGGCAGATAGCCAAGTTCAGAGAATCACCGAGATAGCGTCATTAGCTACTCGTTACACTCTACTCTTGTCCGTATTGCTCGCAATAGGACTTGCAACCTTAGCCGATTCACTGATGCCGATATATTTTGGCCCAGAATTTAGCCGTTCTATCGTCCCGTTACTTGTGTTGTTACCTGGGACTGTTGGCTTTGCAGTTGCAAAGCCGATCTACGCTATTGGACAAGGTAATGGAAAGCTCCGAGTACTTATTATCGCGACCGGGATTGCATCGGCCGTCAACTTCGGACTTAATCTCATTCTTATCCCGAGATATGGAATTCTCGGTGCGGCAGTAGCAACCAGTATTGGCTATCTGTCAATGGTTTTTCTACATATTATGAGTGCTCAGATAATCGGATTTAATCCGATCAGAGACCTCCGATTTCTGCGGATAGCTTTGACATCTATCATCTCGGGTGTCTTTATATATGGTCTCGATAAGTTGATTCAAGGAAATATTCTATCATTAGTTATTATCCCACCGTCTGGATTTCTCGTATTCGCAGGTTTGTGTATAATTACAGGTTCTGTTGATCAAACTGAGATCCAAAAGATTCTCAGAAAAACTTACTCTCTTAAATAACCAAGGTCTTCAAGTTGTTGTTCCACATCGGCGCCGAGTGATCCTTCTCTCGTTTGAACCTCGGTCAGGCTCTTTGTATGGCTATTTAATTTGCTTTCCAAGGAATCATTGGAGTTCCCAATTTTGATGAATTTCTCCTGGTCAGGATATTGAACTCCTTTCTGTTCTTTTCCCCCATAGATGACGTACTGTTTTGCTGGAGGCAACCGCTCTAATTCTATACCTTTTTTTGGAGCTTCCGTATAGTAATCCTGATTTGAAATATCGTAATATGTATATGTAAAATCACGTTGGTCTTGAGCTAAATCGATTGCGTTTGGAGACCGTCCGGATTCCCCAATAAAGCCTAGAACAGTAGGATAAATGTCTATCAGAGAGGTTGGCGATGATATTCTCTTGTTCTCTAATCGTCCAGTCGGATCACGAATTAATAGGGGGACTTTGATCACAGAGTTATGGACTGAAAAGTGATGGCCAAAGATTCCATCTTCCCCAAATCCATCGCCATGATCTCCGAATACAATTAGGATCGTATCTTCCCAGATTCCTCTCGATTTTAGACTATTGACAAGTTCTTCGATTAATGTATCGCAATATCGGATTCCGCCTCGATATAGATTCTTGAATGTCTCTACTTGACGTTCAGGGGGTTCTATATCACCTGCTGCTACTTTCAGTCGGTTCGTACGACTACCATATATACGACTTTGCCAGAGCGCATAATTATATAGAAGGCTCAGATCGCTACGTTCAGAAAACGTCGTATGATGAGGGGCTGGCGGTGCGTATTTCCAATGAGCATCATTCAAGTGGATGAACCAGCAGAACGGTTCGTTGATTGAATCTGTCGCAGATATCGCCCTATCGATTGTTTTTTGACCTCCTTTGTCGGATTGTAAACTATCCGCAAATATTGATTTCCAATTTAGGAACTGTGTTGTTGTATCCCAGGTCTCTTTGAGAATAAATTCTGATTTGGGGGAGAATTCACCTACAGCTTCGGCAAACTGTCCTTTTCGTGATCTTTCCGAATTCTCCGATCTGGAAGCGGAATCAGATACCTGTTTGAATCCCCGCAAAATTTCGCCTGTGGCTAACCACCCGTTTTTGTAGAATGCTTTTGTTTCATAGCCATTCTTAGAAAGAATCTGTGCGAATGTAGGATACTCCCCAAGTATATCCTCTCCAGTCTCCACCCCGTGCTCTGGAGGAAAAAGCCCGGTGAAAATAGATGTGTGCACAGGGAGAGTCCAAGTTGAGGGGGATATTGTGTTATCGTAAATTGTTGATTGAGATGATAACGAATTCAGGAACGGTGTAGTATTCTCATCTGAATCCGACATAAATGAAGTAAAATCACTCCGGAGACTGTCGATTGAGATACAGAGTATATTTGGGTGTTCCATAGGGAGTGACTTATTTGGACCGGTATGAAACTTCTGTATTGATTACCGTCTGTGGTTCCCATTAGGTCAGTGGATAGTCACAACTGACGGGGTTAGGTTCACAGAAAGCGTCTGGATGGGTGTGTGTGAGATTTCTCTACCACCCAGATGGCCTCAGACCTCGAAAATTTAGCGGTCTACCTTCTGTTGGGACTTCCGCTCCCCGGAGTCGAAGCCGCAGTTTTCGACTCCGGGATCAAAAGTAGTCACCCAAGTAGCGTTGATCAGAAGTTGATCAAGGCCGTTCCCGACACCACTCTGAAGACGTACTCTGACGACTACACGTTCGAGCAGTTGCACACGATTCCAGCTGATCAACTCGAAGCCGCTGTCAACGATCTGCTCGCGGATCGTTTCGAAATACGCACAAATCTGTTCTTTCTCTTGATTGGGGATGAACTGGAACACACTTTGCCGTTGAGTGTGTAGAACCCGGTCGCTGGTGTCTCGATTTTCATCAGCGGCCGGGTGATCGTCGGCTCACTCACCGTGTAGAATCGTTGTGAATTGTCCTATGGTTGTGGGTGCGAAATATCGAAGAATCCGACCGTTGTTCCATCGTCCATCCGGACATCCTCGTCAACCGTCCATTCCTCTTTACTGTCGTCGTCAGATCGTTTGTTGTGTGGATCGTCTGCCTCATCCTCGTCGAATGCGTCGGCAACGCGTTCTCGAGGATTTCATCGGCATTATCAGGTTGATTTGGCCTCTCCGTACGTAGAATTGCGTACGAGAGGCCAAGATCAGAGAGAAATCGTGGCAGATAGTTCGGATGGAACTTGACATCATATCCCGTGTTCAACAGATGCTGAATCTCTTGTTTGTTCTGCGTTTCGCCTTCTTCGAGTCGTTCGATAAGACGCTTACGCTCGTCATCGCCGAGCTTCGGAGGCCGCCCGCCTCCGAAGTTCGGCGTGAGTTTCCCGAGTCCACCCTCATTCCAGCGTTTGGCCCAGAGATTCTCGGTTGATTGGGATTTTCCAACATCATCGGATGCGTCTTTGAGTGTTGCACCCTTGTACAGCCGTTTGATGAAGATGAGTCGCTTACTCATCTTCTCCTCGTCTGTTTGTGTGAGGAAGCGGTTGAGATCGTCCTCACTGAGGTGACGGACGATCTCTTTCTCCCGGTTAGTCATTGTTATGCTAACTCAGGACACACCTAATACTTCTGTGTACTACTATTGCTCGACCACGTCGCGGCCCTGCCGTTCGAAGTCGCTGGACTCCTTGCCGACCGTGGATTCTACAACGGCACGTCGATTGAGCGACTGATGCTGTGGCATCCAGTCGCTCTGCCGATCATCTGCTGTGGGAAACAGATTGCCGGGAAACTGGACACAACGGTCTCCTACTGGACGGAGTATGTGATGTACGAGGGAAGCGAGCGGGAACTGCGTTTCCCGCTCGCGGTCTGTGTCTTCTACCAGCAGGGAACCGTGGCAAACACGGCCTGCTCGTCCGAGCGTACGTGGCGTGCGATCGGTTAGATCGCACGCCTAAAGAAGTCAAATTCTTCTATGAGAAACTCTCTGCGATCGAGACAGTGTTCCAGACGATGCGCGAAGCGCGTGCGCGGACAAGTACGACTAATTCAGCTGTGCGGTTGTTGTTCGTCCTCGTGAGCTTCCTACTGCGGAATCTATGGTTGATCGTCTGATGAGGGGTGCTCGCCATGTATGGCGAGCACCCCTCATCAGGTTCCGTTTCGAGGTGTTTCGGGAGTGGATTGATCACGCTCTTGACGAGACGTTAGATCGGAAGTGGGAAGCACCGACTAACGGTGTCGGTATCCCAGCGACCTACAGCCAGCTAGACGCGGGCTGAAGCTACCCGCGTCCAGCGGTAGCCCTGTACGTAAGTGATGGCTTCGTCTCGTGTCTGGACTGACGGCGCTCTCACTGGGGTGAGAGCACCGTCTCTGTTGGACTCAATGAATCGGCCGCTCTGATCTCATTCATTTCTCTCCAGAAATTGAGTCAGCAATCAAAAACGATTGGAACTACCGACAATCTACAACCACCCCACATTTCTACCTTACCTGATAGGAACCAGCAGAATAGTTCATATCCTCAAGACGCGTAGGAAATCTTATCACGACGTGGGGCGGCAAGTTAGATAGTGTCGATGAGGAGCAGTTTCGCCAGCAATCGCGCACGGAAACGGATGTGAGGGCGGTCAAACGCCTCACGAGCGCTCTGCTGTATCGACAGGAAAAACTCACCGGCAGAGATTGAGAAGTTGCTCGGTTTCCCCGAACAAACGGTGTACGATTGGCTTGCCACCGTCGCCGAACCGAGCCCACCACGCTCGGCAACTTGTCTCGTGCCAGCCAACACACCAGACTGACCGACGAACAGGGGATGAGCTGACGGCGACGCTCGCTGCGTCGCCGTCTGCGGCGGGCTACGACGAACCCGCGCGGACGTCCCAGTTCGTCCGTGATCACCTTGCCGACGCGTTCGACGTAGAGTACTCCCTGGCGCACATGTATCAAGTGCTGAAGCGGGCGGGTGTCTTACCAGACAGCCCGCCCGCGCCACTACAAGGCAGATCCAGCCTGGCAACGAGAGTGGCGTGCCGAGTTCAAAAAAGTGGCTGACGCTGAAGGCAGTCTGCTACACGACCGTCGTCATCGACCAGCACACGCAAGTCATCAAGACGAAGTAGACACGGGGACGGTTCCCGGTGAACTCGCGCCCGAGACCGAGACTTTCGAGCGGGCGAACGTCGCTTAATCTCTTGGGTGTGGTCACCGATGTCGGTGACTCCTACATCACCACGGTCACGGGCCGGTTGACTAGCGAAGTCTCCAAGCACTTTGTTCGACTGCTTCAGCAGGAATTCGGTGAGAAGTTAGCGATCGTCTTGGTCAACGCTCCGTACTTCATTGAGCGATCATTCAAGAAGCAGGCTGCTGCCGACGGCCTGCTTCTTGTACCTACCGCTGTATTCGCCGCAACTGACCCCGTTAGAACAGTGTGGCGACAATTACAGGCGAAACGCGCCAACCGCCTATTTCGCTCAATCAACGAACTGACCGCGTATCTCGATGAGGTGCTTCCAACACTTGTCTCGCCAAGAATCTATGAGTATCTCTGCTGACCCCTATAGTGCCCTCTAATATGTGTTGTTAGGTGGGGAGATCCTACTTCGATGCCCGTAAAAAGACCTCTCTTCCACGCTGAGAGATCTCCGTGACTTCGGAGCCAGCATCTATGAGGAGTGTCTTGACTTCAGATGCCTCTCTACCGAAGTCCCTGATTTTCTCCGTATGTACTTCGACGTACACCAGTCGGCAGTTCTCGCGAAAAATTGAACCGGAGTACGGAGAGTTCGACACTCTCGACGTCGATCTTCACGACTGTCGGTTTCGGCAGCTCGCGTTCTTTGATTATCGAGTCGTCTCTGGCAGTCTCGACTCCGAGAGTGCGTTCGTCATTGCCGGTCGCGGTGGTGTGGTCATCTATATCCGACTTTGTCTCCTCATCAAGCAAAGTATATATGTATTCAAGTCGCGTTTTTTGACGAAGAATATCGAATATGAGTGGAAAAAACTGGGAGCTAACTAGAGGTTGCCTCTCGCATCTATTTTATATATTTATCGCGCTCCCAATATTCACTACTCCAAATATGAGACAGATGTATTATATTGGACTGATCGGTGTCTTCTTACTATCAATATACACAATTATGATTCATGAATATCTATCCATATCTAAAAATTTCCTTTTTATGATTTCCTTATATATTATATTTATTATTTATTGCGGATTTTCACTGACATGGACTTCTTCTACAGAGATAGCAATTATAAAATTTTTCGATTTGCTAATAGTTCCGATCGCTTTAATATCATATCCACAAATATCTGTGATGAAAAAAGGAGACATCAATACTGTACTGACATTGATTTTTTATATTTCGATGATTGTTTCGACCCTCATCATTTATAGTAGTGCTTTGTTGGGAGATCCACTTACTATCTTCAACACAACCCATATTAATATAGGTAGATCAATTGGATTAGGACTACCTATCGGCATATATTATTTATCTAATAAACATATGAATTCAATCACGGTCGTGACTGGATTGTTTGTTATATTAGTATCTTTAGTTATGATTGAATCAAGAGGGCCAGCGTTGGCTGCAATTTCTTCATCGATCCTCGTAGGTTTTTATTGCATTTCAACCCGAATGGGATTATACAGATCAATATTATCTGCTCTCAGTATCCTTCTATTAATGATAACAAGTTGGTTCTTCGGTATGTTCACAACACTTTCGTCGGACATAGACCTAGGGGATTTTTCAGTACTCGTCAGTGGTAAGTTAGGTTCCTCAGCAGAACTTCGTATTGAGTATTATTATAATGCTTTGGATATGTGGGCGAATTCTCCACTCATAGGTAGTGGATTAAGTGGATACTTTGCACAGTATGGTACATTTCCACATAACATAGTTCTCGAAATTGGTGCCGAGCTAGGCTTAATCGGAGTTATACTATTCGGATCATTTATCATATCTGGATATAAGTCAATCCGAGCTCAAAGCAGATCTACGCTAGGAATAGTGCTACTCGCTATGATTGTCTTTGCTTTAGTTAATGCTTCTGTATCATCAAGTCTGCCAGGACAGAGGCTACTCTTTTTTGCTCTTGGGTTGGCAGTATCCCCTGCATTATTCCGATGAATCAATATCGGATAAAACCCTATATTCACAAGTCTTCAAATGACATATGATCTCATAAGAACACAGGACTTATTCATATGAAAGAATATCTAGCTGAAAGGATGTCAGATACACCTACGGTGTCTATCGTAATGCCTACATTAGACATATATGAGTACCTGCCCAAGACGATCCCGGCGATACTAGAGCAGACGTTTTCTGATTTTGAATTTTTAATTTTGGATGGCGGATCGACAGATGGAACGGTTGAATATATATCAAATTTAGACGATTCACGAATTCGAACGTTCAAAAATTGCGGCAGTATTGTAGAATCTCTTAATAAGGGTGTAGATGAATCTAGAGGAAAATATATCGCTCGAGCAGATGGAGACTCAGTTCCAGAAATTAATTGGCTTGAGAAATGCGTAGACTTTCTTGAAACCAATCCGGACTATGCTGTCGTAGGAACACAGGCCAAGCGAGTCAGGCCAGATGGATCGACTTCTACTACCGAGATGCCAACTAATCACAAAGAGATCACATTGACTCTTCACTGGAAGAATCCTATGGTACATCCATCTGTAGTGATGAAAAAACAAGCAATTAAAAAAATAGGTGCATATAGGGAAAGACACTGGGAAGACTATGATTTATTTATTAGATTAGCTAATAGATACAAACTTGGAAATCTTTCGGAAGTTCTAATAACTGAATATATTCGTAGAGATAGTATTGTTAACTCAACGTCAACAATAAGATGGTTTGCTGCTAACCTACGCTGTAGTTTCTTTGCGATTCAAACTACAGACCACTCTCTGATAGATGTTCTACGATCAGGTAAGCAGATCGCAATTCCAGCAGTATATGCATATTTTAAGGCTTCAGGCTAGCGCTGGGCAAACGTCTTCTGGAGGGACAAACGCTGGTAGCGTTAATTATAGTAGCGTTTGCAACTGATTACTCATTCGACCGCACGACAGCGTGCGGTCGGCTGTGCACATAGTGGCAACGGCTACTATAACTTCGGGGAGTGTTTCTCAGTACCGATGACGTAGAGTCTGGGTGGAAGAGATAAGTGATTATCGCAGTAATCATTATTCAGAGTATGACCTTCTATGACCGGACGGAGGAACTCGACGCCTCGACACGACGTTCGAGTCGCCAGGCCACGACTTCTACGTGGTCTACGGTCGGCGTCGCGTCGGGAAACCCGAATTCCTCAAGGAGTTCTGTGCCGACCAGCCGCATGTCTACTTCCTGGCGGTCTAGGAAGCCGAAGATCGGCAGCGCGAGAAGTTCGTCGGGAACGTCGCCGACTACTTCGACGACCGCGTGCCCCGAATCGACGGTTGAGACGAGCCCCTCGACTACCTCGGCGAGAAACTCGCCATCGAACGACTCGTCGTCGCCATCGATGAATTCCCCTACCTCGTGGCAGAAAACGACTTCCTTACGTCCTACCTCCAGTCGTTCGTCGACGGGCAACTCTAGGGAACCGATTCGATGATCGTGCTGTGTGGCTCCAGCGTGAGTACGATGGAGTCAGGGTGTTCGACTACGAGAGTCCGCTGTACGGTCGCCGTACGGGTCAAATCGATGTGCAGCCGTTTTCTTTCCAGCAGGCCAGGGATGTCATCGCCTACGATATCGAGAACTCGATCCGGTCGTTTGCGGTCACGGGTGGCACCCCGATGTATCTCACCCTCTTCGACTACGATCACCTCCTCCCGGAGAACATTCGGAGGCACATTCTCTCTCCGACAGCCCGCCTCTACAACGAGCCCGAATTCCTCCTCTGCACGGAGTTACAGAACCCGCGCGATATATGAGTATCCTCGAGGCGATCGCAACCGGGCACACGACACCCAACGAAATCGCGGGGGCGACCGGCATCGATTCGGGGCCGTTGTCGAAGTACCTCCAGACCCTCCGGCGGCTGCGGTTGATTGACCGTGAGGTGCCGGTGACGGCGTCGGCGAAGCAGTCCAAGCGGTCGCGGTACCAAATGGCCGACGAGTTCCTCCGGTTCTGGTTCCGGTTCGTCGAACCGAACCGCTCCAGCATCGAAGAAGCACCCGACGCCGTCTACGACGGAACCATCGAACCGAATCTCCCCGACCACGTCGCAACGGCGTTCGAGGCCGTCTGTCAGGAAGCTGTCTGGGTAGTGATCCGTCGTGGCGAACTCGAGTCGTATTCCGAGGTCGGGCGGTGGTGGTACGGCGAAGACGAGATCGACATCGTCTGGCTTGCCCCGGACGCCGACCGGATTCTGTTCGTGGAGTGTAAATGGACGAACGGGCCGGTTGGCGCGGCTCTCGTGTCGACCTGCGGGAGAAAGCCGAGCGTGTTCGCTGGGAACCGGACACGCAAGACGAGGAATTTGCGGTGTTCTCGAAGAGCGGATTCGTCGATGGGCTCGCTGATGACGTAGATGAAGACTGGCCGCTGTTTGGGCTGCGCGGAATGAGAGCTCTTCTGTAGTCGAACTACGCAACAGGCCGAAGAGAGCGGTCTAACATCCTCCCACGGCTAAACAGTAGTTGCTGAAGTGGGAGAGAATCGATTGTCGTCGCGGTCGTTGTCCCGATATGGTCGCGTTCCCGACTGTTCCGATCTGTTCGTCGGATTCAGCTCAACGATCACTCCGGCGAACGTCCATCTATTCTCACTCTGGGACGTCGCAGATATACTCACTCCGTTGACACTCCCTCTATCTCTTCACCGAGGCCTCGAAGTCGATCAGTCGCGCACGGTATCCGCTGCGAGCTCCTCTTGAGTGCCGTCACAACGAAATTTTACCAACGTGACGTCAAACTGAAGGCGGATCGAGTCGCTGAACGACACCATCGAAATCATCGTCGAAACTCAGTATCTGGTCAATCCTGTGTTGATTTGCAACGGCGACGGTGGTTACGTCGATGAAGCTCAACTCTTGGTCGGTGTCCTGCTCGAACACGCCGATCGCGTCGGCGAAGATGGCTGGTGACAGATAGAGTAACTCCAAAACGTGAGGATACTCGTCTTGACCACGGAGACGGCCACTCAATCGCTTGGCTACGGCGAACGATCCCGTCCACTTTCGGGTCACCGTGATCACTTCGTCGAACACATACTCAGAGAGGTATAGATGTCCCAATTCCCCCGTAATCAGTTGCAAACGCTACCATAGTAGGTTTGCCCGCGTCGTCACTGCAGCGGCGTCTCGAGAGCCGCTAGTCGTCGCGCACGGTAGAATCGGACCCGTCGCGTCAGGATCCGCCAGCAGACGGCGGCGACCGCCGCCCCAGCTGCGTTCACGAGCAAGTCAACGATGTCGGCGGTTCGCGTTGCAAGCGTCGACTGCAACAGCTCGATTCCTGCACCGTATCCGACAGCGAGCAGAAACACCGCAAGCAAGACAGTTCGATCACGCCACGGACGCCCCTGGAAGGCGTACGCGAGCGTGACCGCGAGTCCGGCGTAGGCGAGTCCGTGGAGCCACGTCCCGTATCCGAGCACGCCGAACGGGCCGGTCTGGAGCACGCCGCTTCCCGGGGGTGTAAAGACGGAGTAATACAGGATCGTCGCTGCGACCGTGAGGACCATTCCCCACCGGAGCGACCGCGGCACGAGCGGGACGCGAACGTGAACCATCCTATCCGGAAGGTCCCATGAGACCGACTAAAGCCTGCGGTTCCGACAGGAGTGTCAGTTGTCTCTCGTCCGTCCCTACTCGAGGCCACGATCGCGCATTACTGTCGCCCCCGGCTCAACGCGCACGTCACTTCCGAGCTTCACGCCCGCGTTCAGACTCACGTTGATGCCGGTTTTCACGCCGTTGCCCAGCACAACACCGAGTTTCCGACGCCCGGTGTCGACGCGTTCGCCCTTGACCGTCATCTGGACCGACTTGTCGTCGTGGCGCAGATTGGCCACTTGCGTGCCGGCACCCAAATTCACATCACGCCCGAGTATGGAATCGCCGATGTAGGACAGGTGTGGGACCGCCGCGCCCGAGAGCAAAATTGAGTTCTTCACCTCGACGCCGTGCCCGGCGTGGACGCCGGAGCCAATTGCTGTTGCCCCACGCACGTACGCATTCGGCCCGATTTCAGCGTCCGATTTCACGACAGCAGGCCCTTCAATAACGACTCCGTCTCGGACAGTTGCGTCCTTCTCAATGACGACGTCTCCCTCTACCCGAGCGCCGTCCGCAACCTTCCCGCGAATATCCCGCTGGATGTCTGCGAGTATCCACTCATTCGCTGTCAGCAGTTCCCAGGGTCGACCGACATCGAGCCACTGGCCGTCGTATTCGACCACCGAGATGTCGTGATCGTCGTTGAGGAGTCTATCAAGCGTTTCGGTAATCTCGAATTCGCCACGCTCGCTCTGTTCCGTTTGATCGATATACTCGAAGACAGCCGGCTCGAACGCATAACAGCCGACGTTCGCGAGATCTGTCGGGGGATCGGACGGCTTTTCGACGATCTCTTCGAGCGAGCCATCCGGAGCAACCGATACGACTCCGTAGGCAGTTGGATCCGAAACAGGCGTCGTTGCAATCGCGTGTCCGTGAGCGTCCGCAAGGGCGTTCGGGAGTGTCGAGTTGACGAGCACATCGCCGTTGAGTACGATAAACCGTTCATCAATCACAGACTCTGCTTGTTCAATCGCGTGTGCCGTACCAGCCGGCTCGTCCTGCTCAACGTAGGTGATTGGCGTACCACGATACGCATTCCCCAGTTTCGCTCGTACGTCGGCCCCCCGATAGCCAATCACAACGACGAACTCATCGACGACATCGAGACACGTGTCGAAGACGTGTTCGAGAAGCGGCCGACCACCGGCGGGAAGCAGCGGTTTCGGTTGAACGTCAGTCAGCGGCCGCATTCGGGTTCCTTGACCAGCTGCGAGCACCACTCCGTACATACACTCTCCGATCTGGGAGCGATCCCTAAAGAGGTGAGTGTGTTCTCTATCAAGAACCGGGCCTGGTGTTGGTTGCTACCCAACAAACTAGAACGCTCGTCTCCCCCCATAATGACAGTAAATTTGTATTAGTGACCACAACTCAACCTATGCTGTCGCCAGCGAGGATATTGGTTAGATATGATTCCACTCTAAATGACAAAATATAAATATTCCTTCCCTCAATTTATATATTATACATCTGCAAACAAAATACGATGGAAGCTCTGGTCTGTTGGCGGCAACTCATTCATCGATTTCTTTGGAACGGGTCGCGCTCTGCGGAAGCATCGAACATGGAGGGAATTCGAACTGGAGAAAAGGCGTGTGCTGTTCACCAAGACAGTTATAGCAAATCCAGAGCAGGGAAGCACTATGAGGGAACGTCGAAAAATCTGGTGGTCCAATATCTGAACCGTTCTCCTCGAGAGCTAGTCCTGTCTGCAACGACGGCGCTGTCTACGAAGATCCGGGAAGGATCCACAGAGTACGCAGTA harbors:
- a CDS encoding flippase gives rise to the protein MNRDIFRGIFSVLSGKITILFISLVTTPLIVRLLGPADYGNYSFILSVLSILSILMITSVRTSLRKYLSENIENLEWVTAVFGFFVHLGTILSVIFGGLIVAVVISLRTIGAIESPISEYLLILVLVLFGNQIHGISWSSLMSYNLEHYAEGLNIGKKVIFYSVGIVLLLFGFGVFGLLLAHILAGILTGLFGLLILRNKLDLKQAVFSLSGYSEISIDRMLRYNLTSTVLILLTASLYHTDIILIRGISGSSETGLYKAALQIAQFLWFAPTAIHAVFVHSTSELWADSQVQRITEIASLATRYTLLLSVLLAIGLATLADSLMPIYFGPEFSRSIVPLLVLLPGTVGFAVAKPIYAIGQGNGKLRVLIIATGIASAVNFGLNLILIPRYGILGAAVATSIGYLSMVFLHIMSAQIIGFNPIRDLRFLRIALTSIISGVFIYGLDKLIQGNILSLVIIPPSGFLVFAGLCIITGSVDQTEIQKILRKTYSLK
- a CDS encoding sulfatase, whose translation is MEHPNILCISIDSLRSDFTSFMSDSDENTTPFLNSLSSQSTIYDNTISPSTWTLPVHTSIFTGLFPPEHGVETGEDILGEYPTFAQILSKNGYETKAFYKNGWLATGEILRGFKQVSDSASRSENSERSRKGQFAEAVGEFSPKSEFILKETWDTTTQFLNWKSIFADSLQSDKGGQKTIDRAISATDSINEPFCWFIHLNDAHWKYAPPAPHHTTFSERSDLSLLYNYALWQSRIYGSRTNRLKVAAGDIEPPERQVETFKNLYRGGIRYCDTLIEELVNSLKSRGIWEDTILIVFGDHGDGFGEDGIFGHHFSVHNSVIKVPLLIRDPTGRLENKRISSPTSLIDIYPTVLGFIGESGRSPNAIDLAQDQRDFTYTYYDISNQDYYTEAPKKGIELERLPPAKQYVIYGGKEQKGVQYPDQEKFIKIGNSNDSLESKLNSHTKSLTEVQTREGSLGADVEQQLEDLGYLRE
- a CDS encoding transposase, encoding MNSRPRPRLSSGRTSLNLLGVVTDVGDSYITTVTGRLTSEVSKHFVRLLQQEFGEKLAIVLVNAPYFIERSFKKQAAADGLLLVPTAVFAATDPVRTVWRQLQAKRANRLFRSINELTAYLDEVLPTLVSPRIYEYLC
- a CDS encoding O-antigen ligase family protein, whose protein sequence is MSGKNWELTRGCLSHLFYIFIALPIFTTPNMRQMYYIGLIGVFLLSIYTIMIHEYLSISKNFLFMISLYIIFIIYCGFSLTWTSSTEIAIIKFFDLLIVPIALISYPQISVMKKGDINTVLTLIFYISMIVSTLIIYSSALLGDPLTIFNTTHINIGRSIGLGLPIGIYYLSNKHMNSITVVTGLFVILVSLVMIESRGPALAAISSSILVGFYCISTRMGLYRSILSALSILLLMITSWFFGMFTTLSSDIDLGDFSVLVSGKLGSSAELRIEYYYNALDMWANSPLIGSGLSGYFAQYGTFPHNIVLEIGAELGLIGVILFGSFIISGYKSIRAQSRSTLGIVLLAMIVFALVNASVSSSLPGQRLLFFALGLAVSPALFR
- a CDS encoding glycosyltransferase family 2 protein gives rise to the protein MKEYLAERMSDTPTVSIVMPTLDIYEYLPKTIPAILEQTFSDFEFLILDGGSTDGTVEYISNLDDSRIRTFKNCGSIVESLNKGVDESRGKYIARADGDSVPEINWLEKCVDFLETNPDYAVVGTQAKRVRPDGSTSTTEMPTNHKEITLTLHWKNPMVHPSVVMKKQAIKKIGAYRERHWEDYDLFIRLANRYKLGNLSEVLITEYIRRDSIVNSTSTIRWFAANLRCSFFAIQTTDHSLIDVLRSGKQIAIPAVYAYFKASG
- a CDS encoding type II toxin-antitoxin system VapC family toxin gives rise to the protein MQLITGELGHLYLSEYVFDEVITVTRKWTGSFAVAKRLSGRLRGQDEYPHVLELLYLSPAIFADAIGVFEQDTDQELSFIDVTTVAVANQHRIDQILSFDDDFDGVVQRLDPPSV
- a CDS encoding VanZ family protein, producing the protein MVHVRVPLVPRSLRWGMVLTVAATILYYSVFTPPGSGVLQTGPFGVLGYGTWLHGLAYAGLAVTLAYAFQGRPWRDRTVLLAVFLLAVGYGAGIELLQSTLATRTADIVDLLVNAAGAAVAAVCWRILTRRVRFYRARRLAALETPLQ